Genomic window (Streptomyces yatensis):
GCCGGCGGTCGTCCACCCACGAAAACCACCACCTCGGGCACCGGCACCGGCACCCGCGGCGACGCGTTCCTCCCAGTCCTCGGGGATCTTGCGGAAGTCCTCACCGAACCGGTCATAACGCGCCCGCGCCTTGGGGTCGGACAGCACGCTGTAGGCGTCGTTGAGCTCCTTGAACCGCTCCTCCGCGTTCGGATCCTTGTTCACATCAGGATGCAGACGCCGGGCCCGGGTGCGGAACGCCTGCTGGATCTCATCCTGACTCGCACCCCGTGAAACACCGAGCACCTCGTAGTAATCCCGTGCCATCGCCGGCTCACTCCCGCCTCGCCACGGCCACCGCCACCGGCCTCAGCTGGTTCCCGGGATCCCCATAACCAGGACGCAGGACCTGGACCACCGTGCCCGGCTCCGCCTCGGGATCCTCCACCACACCGACCACCTCATGCCTCGCCGGATCGAACGGCACCCCCGTCTCCCCCTGCCGCTCGTAACCCAGCTGAGCCAGCGTGTTCACCGCCTGCTCACGAATGGCCTTGACACCCTCCACGATCGAGCCGGGATCCGCCTCGGCATGAGAGAGAGCGAGTTCGAGATTGTCGATCACCGGCAGCAGAGCCGCCGCCGTACGCGCCCGCTCCGCGGCCCGCTCCCGCTCCACCTCCCTGGCATGACGCTTGCGCAGATTCTCCACATCGGCCACCGCCCGCCGCCAACGGTCCTCCAGCTCCGCCAGCCCGGCAGCCTGCTCATCCGATGCGGCAACGGCAGGGCCACCGGCCGCGTCCGGACCCGGCCCCTCCCCAACCGCCCCCCGCGCCTCCACGGCGCCCGGCGCGGGCAGCCCCTGCCCCTGCTCCTGCCCCTGCTCCTGCTCCTGCTCCGTCACGGCGCCCTCCGGCACCGGTTCGGGCTGCTGCGGTTGAGTGGACATCGCGGCCTCTCCGTCAGCCTTCCTCTGGGCCTACCGGTCGTATCGGTCAGCCCTTGTCGAACTCGGCGTCGATGACGTCCTCATCGCCCCCGCCTCCGCCGGCCCCGGCCCCGGCATCCTGGGCGCCGCCCTCACCCGCACCCGCCCCGGCACCGGCACCGGCACCGGCGGCTCCGGCTCCGGTTGTCTCGTGGGCGGCCAGGCCCGCGTAGACCTGCTGGAGCTCGGAGGCCAGTGGCCTGGTCCTGTCGACCCCGGCCTCGTTCCTGACCGCCTCACGGGCATCGTTGACCAGCATCTCGGCACGCGACCGCTCATGCGAGGGCACCGCATCACCCAGCTCAGCAAGACGCTTCTCCACCTGATAGGCGATGGCATCCAGCTCATTGCGCGCATCCACGGCCTCACGCAGCGCCTGGTCCTCACCCCGGTTCCGCTCCGCCTCCTGCACCATCCGCTCGACCTCACCACGGTCCAGGTTGCCGGTCTCGGTGATCTGGATGGACTGCTCCTTACCCGTGTCCTGGTCGCGCGCGGTGACGTTCAAGATGCCATTCGCATCGATATCGAAGGTCACCTCGACCTGCGGCTCACCCCGCGGCGCCGGACGGATACCCGTCAGCTGGAAACGCCCGAGCACCCGGTTGTCCGCGGCCCGCTCACGCTCACCCTGCAAGATCACGATGTCCACCGCCTGCTGATTGTCCTCAGCCGTGGAAAACGTCTCCGTCCGCCGCACCGGAATCGTGGTATTCCGCTCAATGATCTTCGTCATCACCCCACCACGGGTCTCCACACCCAGCGACAACGGCGTCACATCCAGCAGCAGCACATCCTTGACCTCACCCTTGAGCACCCCCGCCTGGATCGCGGCACCCAACGCCACGACCTCATCAGGGTTCACGCTCATATTGGGCTCCTTGCCCCCCGTCAACCGCCGCACCAGAGCCTGCACCGCCGGAATCCGGGTCGACCCACCGACCAGGATCACCTCGTCGATATCGCTCTCACCCGCCTTCGCATCCCCCATGGCCTGCTGCACCGGCCCCAGACAACGCTCCACCAGATCCGACGTGATCTGCTCGAACGTCGACCGCATCACCGTCTCCGTCAGATGCTTCGGCCCGGAAGCATCCGCCGTGATGAACGGCAGACTCACCTGCGTCTGCGTCACCGAACTCAACTCGGTCTTCGCCTTCTCCGCAGCCTCGAACAACCGCTGCAACGCCTGCGGATCCTGCCGCAGATCAATGCCGTTCTCCTGCTGGAACTTATCCGCCAGATGATCCACCAGCCGCCGGTCGAAATCATCACCGCCCAGATGACTGTCACCCGCCGTGGAACGGACCTCCACCACCCCGTCCCCCACATCCAGGATCGACACATCGAACGTGCCGCCCCCAGATCGAAGACCAGAACCGTCTCATGACCCTTCTTGTCCAGGCCATAAGCCAGCGCCGCCGCGGTCGGCTCATTGATGATCCGCAGCACCTTCAGACCCGCGATCTCACCGGCATCCCTGGTCGCACTGCGCTGAGCGTCGTTGAAATACGCGGGCACCGTGATAACCGCCTCCGTCACCCGCTCACCCAGCTGCTTCCCCGCATCATCGGCCAGCTTGCGCAACACCTGCGCACTGATCTCCTCCGGCGAATACAGCTTCTCGCGCACCTTGAACCGGGCCAGACCCTGCTCATCCGGCACCACGTCATAAGCCACCGCCCTGGCCTCACCGGACACCTCGTCGTAATGCCGGCCGATGAACCGCTTCGCCGAATAGATAGTGCCCTTGGGATTGAGAATCGCCTGGCGCCGGGCCAGCTGCCCCACCAACCGTTCACCGGTATCGGTGAACGCCACCACCGACGGCGTGGTGCGGCTCCCCTCGGAATTCGGAACAACCGAGGACTCACCACCCTCCCACACCGCGATCACCGAATTAGTGGTGCCCAGATCAATACCGACTGCCTTGGCCATGGCAACTCCTTCCGGGACGGCCCCGGGCCGCAGTCAACGCCCGGTCGGCCGCGGGAGCGGGATCCGTAACAGGCCTCTACCACAAAGGGTGACAAACCCTCCTATGACCGGTCCAGCGATCCGAGGACCAATCTCGACCCCCGAGTACACCCGTGGGACAGGGCGATCCCTCAGCGCGAGCCGTCCGGGTGCAGGACGACCTTGGTCCAGCCCTCGTCACGGCGGTCGAAGTGCTCATAGCCGCTCGGGGCCTCGTCCAGCCCGAGCTCATGGGAGACGACCCAGCTCGGCTCGGCCTTGCCCCCGGCGATCAGATCGCGCAGCATCCGGTTGTACCGCTTCACCGGCGCCTGGCCGGTGCCGACCCGCTGGCCCTTGAACCACAGCTTGCCGAAGTCGATCGGCACCTTGCCCTGGGCCTCGAGTTCACCCTGGGCATCCTTCCCGCCCGGGTCCTCGGGGACG
Coding sequences:
- a CDS encoding nucleotide exchange factor GrpE; translated protein: MSTQPQQPEPVPEGAVTEQEQEQGQEQGQGLPAPGAVEARGAVGEGPGPDAAGGPAVAASDEQAAGLAELEDRWRRAVADVENLRKRHAREVERERAAERARTAAALLPVIDNLELALSHAEADPGSIVEGVKAIREQAVNTLAQLGYERQGETGVPFDPARHEVVGVVEDPEAEPGTVVQVLRPGYGDPGNQLRPVAVAVARRE